A DNA window from Hydrogenophaga taeniospiralis contains the following coding sequences:
- a CDS encoding enoyl-CoA hydratase, translated as MADYPGLKLEKRDHIALVTLDNPPAHTWTLESLAALTRLVADLNADREIYSLVLTGAGEKFFSAGADLKVFADGDKAIARAMARRFGEAFEALAGFRGLSVAAINGFAMGGGLECALACDLRIAEEHAQMALPEAAVGLLPCAGGSQWLSWQIGEAWAKRLILCGERVNADTALRIGLVQEVVPRGQVLERALALAKSVERQSPTSVAACKQLIHGARTQSPTATLVAEREAFVDLFDTQDQREGVSAFLAKRAPQWSNA; from the coding sequence ATGGCTGACTACCCTGGACTCAAGCTCGAAAAGCGCGATCACATCGCACTGGTCACTCTCGATAACCCTCCCGCCCATACCTGGACGCTGGAAAGCCTCGCAGCACTGACCCGGCTCGTGGCTGACTTGAATGCCGACCGCGAGATCTACAGCCTCGTGCTCACCGGCGCGGGAGAGAAGTTCTTTTCGGCTGGTGCAGACCTCAAGGTTTTCGCCGACGGGGACAAGGCGATAGCGCGTGCGATGGCACGCCGCTTCGGCGAGGCCTTTGAGGCGCTTGCGGGTTTTCGGGGGCTGAGCGTGGCTGCCATCAATGGTTTCGCGATGGGGGGCGGACTGGAATGTGCGCTGGCCTGCGACCTGCGCATTGCCGAGGAGCATGCTCAGATGGCACTCCCCGAGGCGGCAGTCGGCCTGCTGCCCTGCGCAGGCGGATCGCAGTGGCTTTCTTGGCAGATTGGCGAGGCTTGGGCCAAGCGCCTGATCTTGTGTGGTGAGCGTGTCAATGCCGACACTGCGCTGCGCATTGGATTGGTGCAGGAGGTGGTTCCGCGTGGCCAAGTGCTTGAGCGCGCACTGGCGTTGGCCAAGTCAGTGGAACGACAAAGCCCAACCAGTGTCGCGGCTTGCAAGCAACTGATCCATGGTGCACGCACGCAGTCGCCGACTGCCACCCTGGTGGCGGAGCGCGAGGCATTCGTGGATCTCTTCGACACTCAAGACCAGCGAGAAGGTGTCAGTGCCTTCCTTGCCAAGCGCGCACCGCAATGGAGCAATGCATGA